The Sandaracinus amylolyticus genomic interval GACCTTCGCGACCGGCGCGGACGTCCCGCGGCACTGGCACGGAGGTCGGCGCTCGGTGACGCGCTTCCTCGACAACCTCTCGATCTTCTTCCCGGAGGGCGAGCGCTTCTTCGTGATGAGCGTGCAGGCGCACCGCCACGTCGTGGAGAACGACCCGGTGCTGCGGAAGCTGGTGCGCGACTTCTGCGCGCAGGAGGGCATCCACGGACGAGAGCATCGTCGATACAACGACATGCTCCGCGCGCAGGGCCTGCCGGTCGACGAGATGGAGCAGTCGGTCGTGCGGATCTTGAAGCGCGCGAAGCGCACGCTGCCGCCGCGCACCCAGCTCGCGGTGACGGCCGCGCTCGAGCACTTCACCGCGCTCATGGGGCACCTGATCCTCGCGCGCCCCGCGCTGCTCGAGGGCGCGCACCCCGAGATGGTCGCGCTCTGGCGATGGCACGCGGCGGAGGAGAACGAGCACAAGGCCGTCGCGTTCGACGTGTATCGCGCGGCGGGCGGCAACTACGCGGAGCGCAGCGTGATCATGCTCGCCGCGACCGCGGTGTTCTGGGCGAAGGTGCTCGAGTTCCAGACGCGCATGATGGCGGAGGACGGCGACGCGCTC includes:
- a CDS encoding metal-dependent hydrolase, which encodes MNGTQTLEVRNLTFATGADVPRHWHGGRRSVTRFLDNLSIFFPEGERFFVMSVQAHRHVVENDPVLRKLVRDFCAQEGIHGREHRRYNDMLRAQGLPVDEMEQSVVRILKRAKRTLPPRTQLAVTAALEHFTALMGHLILARPALLEGAHPEMVALWRWHAAEENEHKAVAFDVYRAAGGNYAERSVIMLAATAVFWAKVLEFQTRMMAEDGDALSAREWIALVRFLFVEPGGLQEVWRLWADWFRPGFHPNDIDSAGAIAAWQASAGA